The proteins below come from a single Leptospira levettii genomic window:
- a CDS encoding DedA family protein, with protein MTNSKKKLNSSAVGNIFIILFFSTFVSEDLTCITSGLLAKEGRLLLLHAIIVTGLGIFVGDLLLYLVGFFFGSYLKLWKPIQNWESKISSHTLYKHWKSKFSLSVMISRFLPGTRLPLYLLSGYFKMPFLVFVWSSLFAVLVWTTLFVSLVFYYGKWITTIYTNQSNFGTSIGIGFSFYVLYRFFQTILIPEKRKNFLLQWNKLSQLEFWPSSLFYLPLIPYLIYLAVRYRGIRYLTATNPGIIASGIAGESKYEILNLIPNKYIAKSCLVSANKKDPETLIKHWLSQNNIQFPIIAKPDKGERGFLIQKIHSIQELKVVLQNYPIDWLLQEWIEGPFEVGIFYYRYPNESHGMIFSVTDKVFPEIIGDGISTIESLIENHPRFRFQMEAHKKHNFGKLHHILPLGEKQRIGSIGNHVQGCMFQDGSYLLTRKLTTELIKIGDRTKGFYFGRFDIRFQNVKTFQEGKGFKIIELNGVTSESTNLYDPKFSIRQSYSILWKQWKLIFEIGFQNYQKGIQLYPYGKLVQLIRNHNDYRKKFSRLEKSL; from the coding sequence TTGACCAATTCCAAAAAAAAACTAAATTCGTCTGCAGTGGGAAATATATTTATAATTCTCTTTTTTTCTACCTTTGTCTCAGAAGACTTAACCTGTATCACGTCTGGTTTACTTGCAAAAGAAGGAAGACTTCTACTCCTTCATGCAATCATAGTCACTGGACTCGGAATTTTTGTAGGTGATTTACTGCTTTATTTGGTGGGATTCTTTTTTGGATCGTATTTAAAATTATGGAAACCCATACAAAACTGGGAATCCAAGATTAGTTCCCATACTCTTTACAAACATTGGAAATCAAAGTTTAGTCTTTCGGTAATGATTTCTCGTTTTTTACCTGGCACGAGGTTACCCCTTTATTTATTAAGTGGGTATTTTAAAATGCCATTTCTCGTTTTTGTATGGAGTAGTTTGTTTGCTGTTTTGGTTTGGACCACTCTTTTTGTTTCCTTGGTATTTTATTATGGAAAATGGATCACCACAATCTATACAAACCAATCCAATTTCGGGACAAGTATTGGAATTGGATTTAGTTTTTATGTGCTCTACCGTTTTTTCCAAACCATACTCATTCCCGAAAAGAGAAAAAATTTTTTACTCCAATGGAACAAGTTATCCCAATTGGAATTTTGGCCAAGTTCTCTCTTTTATCTTCCACTCATACCTTATCTCATTTATTTGGCCGTTCGCTACAGAGGTATTCGGTATCTCACAGCGACAAATCCAGGGATCATCGCTTCAGGAATTGCCGGTGAATCCAAATACGAAATCTTAAACCTCATTCCAAACAAATACATAGCCAAATCATGTTTGGTATCTGCAAACAAGAAAGATCCAGAAACTTTGATCAAACATTGGCTCTCCCAAAACAATATTCAGTTTCCTATCATCGCAAAACCAGACAAAGGTGAAAGAGGGTTTTTGATACAAAAAATCCATTCCATACAAGAACTCAAAGTAGTTTTACAAAATTATCCTATCGATTGGTTGTTACAAGAGTGGATCGAAGGACCATTTGAAGTGGGAATTTTTTACTACAGGTATCCGAATGAATCACATGGAATGATTTTCTCTGTAACGGATAAAGTGTTTCCCGAAATCATTGGAGATGGAATCTCAACCATAGAATCTTTGATTGAAAATCATCCTAGATTCCGTTTCCAAATGGAAGCCCATAAAAAACACAATTTTGGGAAATTGCACCACATCCTACCACTCGGAGAAAAACAAAGGATTGGTTCGATCGGAAACCATGTCCAAGGTTGTATGTTCCAAGATGGAAGTTATCTCCTCACAAGAAAACTAACAACAGAATTGATCAAAATAGGAGACAGGACAAAAGGATTTTACTTCGGAAGGTTTGATATTCGATTTCAAAATGTAAAAACATTCCAAGAAGGAAAAGGATTTAAAATCATCGAACTGAATGGAGTGACAAGCGAATCTACCAATTTATATGATCCCAAGTTTTCCATCAGACAAAGTTATTCTATTTTATGGAAACAATGGAAACTAATCTTTGAAATTGGGTTCCAAAACTACCAAAAAGGAATTCAGTTGTATCCATATGGAAAATTGGTCCAATTGATTCGCAATCACAACGATTACCGAAAAAAATTCAGTCGATTGGAAAAAAGTCTCTAA